A portion of the Mycobacterium paraseoulense genome contains these proteins:
- a CDS encoding TetR/AcrR family transcriptional regulator produces the protein MTGATTDPRPARSRARLLEAAASLLRSGGPSAVTVDAVTRTANVARATLYRHFPSGNDLLAAAFNSLIPPSPSPPAEGSLRDRLVAVVLAQAESVAQAPALMTAMSWLSLGRDLEEMPEPRDSHSADSAAITTLRERIAQQYAAPFDAIFDSPAAAELGEVDRSRAIALLIGPLVLGRLSTLPDFDYRECALAAVDGFLYVQRAHSRADGASVESAGA, from the coding sequence ATTACCGGCGCTACTACCGATCCGCGTCCAGCGCGCTCGCGTGCCCGCTTACTCGAGGCCGCCGCGTCGTTACTGCGTTCCGGGGGGCCCAGCGCGGTGACCGTCGACGCGGTCACCCGCACCGCCAACGTAGCCAGGGCCACGCTGTATCGCCACTTCCCCAGCGGAAACGATTTGCTCGCAGCGGCTTTCAACAGCCTCATCCCGCCGTCGCCCAGCCCGCCGGCTGAGGGGTCGTTGCGCGACCGTTTGGTGGCGGTGGTGTTGGCCCAGGCCGAGTCGGTGGCCCAGGCGCCCGCCCTCATGACCGCCATGTCGTGGCTGTCCCTGGGCCGGGATCTCGAGGAGATGCCTGAACCTCGCGACAGTCACTCCGCCGACAGCGCTGCGATCACCACGCTGCGCGAGCGCATCGCCCAGCAGTACGCGGCCCCGTTCGACGCCATTTTCGACAGCCCGGCGGCCGCCGAACTGGGCGAGGTGGACCGGTCCAGGGCCATCGCGCTGCTCATCGGCCCGCTGGTGCTGGGGCGCCTGTCCACGCTTCCCGACTTCGATTACCGCGAGTGCGCGCTCGCGGCGGTCGACGGTTTCCTTTATGTTCAGCGCGCACACAGTCGGGCCGACGGCGCGAGCGTCG